In a genomic window of uncultured Sphaerochaeta sp.:
- a CDS encoding sulfite exporter TauE/SafE family protein, giving the protein MQLIQVFLVVFIGAFLQANIGFGFPIIAMIFLPALYPFSTAVTLNQVIAMASTGYLAVRYHRHIAWKILLPLLATSLAVAQLVIIFSLSVDSGILSVALGLFLLLLSLYFAFFSERIVIKASAGNGLLMGLIAGVGNGFFGIGGPPVALYLFASVKDKRAYLSTIQAYFLFCNIHSILVRSSFGSLQRSHLAPILVGWAAIGVGTYLGLLLFKKISDTTLRRIVYVFVGCAGVWIGLQPLLAAS; this is encoded by the coding sequence TTGCAGCTCATTCAGGTTTTTCTTGTGGTATTCATAGGAGCGTTTCTCCAAGCGAACATCGGATTTGGGTTTCCCATCATTGCAATGATCTTTCTTCCTGCTCTGTATCCCTTCTCTACCGCTGTAACCCTCAACCAAGTCATCGCTATGGCTAGCACCGGATATCTGGCTGTACGGTACCATCGGCATATTGCTTGGAAGATTCTTCTTCCGCTTCTGGCAACCTCCTTGGCTGTCGCCCAGTTGGTCATCATCTTCAGCCTATCAGTCGATTCGGGCATACTCAGTGTTGCCCTCGGCTTGTTCTTGTTGTTGCTCTCACTCTATTTCGCGTTCTTCAGTGAGCGTATCGTCATCAAGGCAAGTGCGGGCAATGGGTTGCTCATGGGTCTGATCGCGGGGGTTGGCAATGGATTCTTCGGTATTGGGGGACCTCCGGTTGCACTCTATCTCTTTGCTTCGGTAAAGGACAAAAGAGCCTATCTTTCCACCATCCAGGCCTATTTCCTATTCTGCAATATCCACAGCATCTTGGTCAGATCATCCTTTGGCTCCCTCCAAAGATCCCACCTTGCACCTATCCTTGTCGGTTGGGCTGCCATTGGAGTGGGAACGTATCTAGGTCTTCTGCTGTTCAAGAAAATTTCCGATACAACGCTTAGGCGTATCGTCTACGTATTTGTTGGTTGCGCTGGGGTGTGGATAGGCCTCCAACCTCTACTGGCAGCTTCTTGA